Proteins encoded by one window of Pseudonocardia sp. HH130629-09:
- the sufB gene encoding Fe-S cluster assembly protein SufB yields the protein MTTTPDVRTELTQEETIAALGRYDFGWADSDEAGSIAKRGLSSDVVADISRLKNEPEWMLEFRQKALDIFGKKPMPRWGSDLSGIDFDNIKYFVRSSEKQAATWEDLPEDIKNTYDKLGIPEAEKARLVSGVAAQYESEVVYHSIREDLEQQGVIFLDTDTALKEHPELFREYFGSVIPSGDNKFSALNSAVWSGGSFIYVPPGVHVDIPLQAYFRINTENMGQFERTLIIVDEGAYVHYVEGCTAPIYKTDSLHSAVVEIVVKKGGRCRYTTIQNWSNNVYNLVTKRAKAEEGATMEWVDGNLGSKVTMKYPAVWLMGEHAKGEVLSIAFAGEGQHQDAGAKMVHLAPNTSSTIVSKSVARGGGRTSYRGLIQVNPRARNSRSTVKCDALLVDTISRSDTYPYVDIRNDDVSMGHEATVSKVSDDQLFYLMSRGLTEDEAMAMVVRGFVEPIARELPMEYALELNRLIELQMEGSVG from the coding sequence ATGACGACCACTCCTGATGTGCGCACCGAGCTCACGCAGGAGGAGACGATCGCGGCGCTCGGCCGGTACGACTTCGGCTGGGCCGACTCCGACGAGGCGGGCTCCATCGCGAAGCGTGGCCTGTCCTCCGACGTCGTCGCCGACATCTCCCGCCTGAAGAACGAGCCCGAGTGGATGCTGGAGTTCCGGCAGAAGGCGCTCGACATCTTCGGCAAGAAGCCGATGCCGCGCTGGGGCTCCGACCTGTCCGGGATCGACTTCGACAACATCAAGTACTTCGTGCGCTCCTCGGAGAAGCAGGCCGCCACCTGGGAGGACCTGCCCGAGGACATCAAGAACACCTACGACAAGCTGGGGATCCCGGAGGCCGAGAAGGCCCGCCTGGTCTCCGGTGTCGCCGCGCAGTACGAGTCCGAGGTCGTCTACCACTCGATCCGCGAGGACCTCGAGCAGCAGGGCGTCATCTTCCTGGACACCGACACCGCGCTGAAGGAGCACCCGGAGCTGTTCCGGGAGTACTTCGGCTCGGTCATCCCGTCCGGTGACAATAAGTTCTCCGCCCTGAACTCCGCGGTCTGGTCCGGCGGCTCGTTCATCTACGTCCCGCCGGGTGTGCACGTCGACATCCCGCTGCAGGCCTACTTCCGGATCAACACCGAGAACATGGGCCAGTTCGAGCGGACGCTGATCATCGTCGACGAGGGTGCCTACGTGCACTACGTCGAGGGCTGTACCGCGCCGATCTACAAGACCGACTCGCTGCACTCGGCCGTCGTCGAGATCGTGGTCAAGAAGGGCGGCCGCTGCCGCTACACCACGATCCAGAACTGGTCGAACAACGTCTACAACCTGGTCACCAAGCGCGCCAAGGCCGAGGAGGGCGCGACCATGGAGTGGGTCGACGGCAACCTCGGCTCCAAGGTGACCATGAAGTACCCGGCCGTGTGGCTGATGGGCGAGCATGCCAAGGGCGAGGTCCTCTCGATCGCGTTCGCGGGCGAGGGCCAGCACCAGGACGCCGGCGCCAAGATGGTCCACCTCGCGCCCAACACCTCCTCGACGATCGTGTCGAAGTCGGTGGCGCGTGGCGGCGGCCGTACGTCCTACCGCGGCCTGATCCAGGTCAACCCGCGCGCACGCAACTCCCGGTCCACGGTGAAGTGCGACGCGCTGCTGGTCGACACGATCTCCCGCTCGGACACCTACCCCTACGTCGACATCCGCAACGACGACGTGTCGATGGGGCACGAGGCCACCGTCTCCAAGGTCTCCGACGACCAGCTCTTCTACCTGATGAGCCGCGGTCTGACCGAGGACGAGGCCATGGCCATGGTCGTGCGCGGGTTCGTCGAGCCCATCGCGCGCGAGCTGCCGATGGAGTACGCGCTGGAGCTGAACCGGCTGATCGAGCTGCAGATGGAGGGTTCCGTCGGATGA
- a CDS encoding helix-turn-helix transcriptional regulator, with the protein MVPAGSGTGTRALVARVLMEQGPVTAAVVAAELELTEAAVRRHLDALIVDGEAEARAPARSARPRGRGRPAREYLLTDTGRVRFGHGYDDLATQALRFLADTAGGEAVDAFARHRVRELLGSDLDAVTAPAEPAERVEVLARVLSARGYAAQTRRGGFGVQLCQHHCPVAHVATEFPELCEAETRAFADLLGTHVQRLATIARGDAACTTHVPLEDPELLARARNRGAAGTAQLPPPRSPKGRQSL; encoded by the coding sequence GTGGTACCCGCCGGATCCGGGACGGGTACCCGCGCCCTCGTGGCGCGGGTACTCATGGAGCAGGGTCCGGTCACGGCCGCCGTCGTGGCGGCCGAGCTGGAGCTCACCGAGGCCGCCGTGCGCCGGCACCTCGACGCGCTGATCGTCGACGGCGAGGCGGAGGCCCGGGCCCCGGCCCGGTCCGCCCGGCCGCGGGGCCGGGGTCGTCCGGCCCGGGAGTACCTGCTCACCGACACGGGCCGGGTCCGGTTCGGGCACGGGTACGACGACCTGGCCACCCAGGCTCTGCGCTTCCTCGCCGACACGGCGGGGGGGGAGGCGGTCGACGCCTTCGCCCGGCACCGGGTGCGCGAGCTGCTCGGGTCCGACCTCGACGCGGTGACCGCTCCGGCGGAACCCGCGGAGCGGGTCGAGGTGCTCGCCCGGGTGCTCAGCGCCCGCGGCTACGCCGCACAGACCCGGCGCGGCGGGTTCGGGGTGCAGCTGTGCCAGCACCACTGCCCGGTCGCCCACGTGGCCACCGAGTTCCCGGAGCTCTGCGAGGCCGAGACGCGTGCCTTCGCCGATCTGCTGGGCACGCACGTGCAGCGGTTGGCCACGATCGCCCGCGGTGACGCCGCGTGCACCACACACGTGCCGCTCGAGGATCCCGAACTCCTCGCGCGGGCACGGAACAGGGGAGCCGCGGGTACCGCGCAGCTCCCACCACCACGGTCCCCGAAAGGGAGGCAGTCCTTATGA
- the mptB gene encoding polyprenol phosphomannose-dependent alpha 1,6 mannosyltransferase MptB has translation MVTPEVAPPGRDDTPTRAAPSDPPAAPPSTGHRARRGLREQARIARILGLTGALLMGISALGSGAFPVPNPLNGLRVIGLPARNVTLAIAVTYAGLLMVVTAWLWIARMLTTRGARHPAPERRELGRTAILWGVPLALAPPMFSKDIYSYLAQSATLARGIDPYSIGPAQALGIDDPLVRGIPTVWRDTPAPYGPLFLGLGRGITALSGENVVLGILEHRLLALAGVALLVWVLPRLASRFDLDAGLVLWLGAANPLVLFHMVSGIHNESIMLPLMLLGLWVMLGRDDTVQPWWRITAGAALIVAAASVKLPALLALGFVGVYLVRRRGGRLVDWAVTTAWLSAIAAAVLTVVSLATGLGFNWVRGLSAPSALISPMSISTNLGLLAGQVGRLAGLGDHLDTTMGLMRSLFVLPIVVIVVALLLGCLRGTVDPVTGTGLGLGAVVLLGPVVHPWYLFWALLPLVVTRAMPFYRRGLLLLSVVLALVVPPTGADFFFRGFQLPLAITAGAVMYALALYVVARLIRAPGDAAADGPDHPDGADRAATPGDAPAGTRAASDTEPAR, from the coding sequence ATGGTGACGCCCGAGGTCGCCCCGCCCGGGCGCGACGACACCCCGACGCGTGCGGCGCCGTCCGATCCCCCCGCCGCACCGCCGTCGACCGGCCACCGGGCCCGGCGCGGCCTGCGCGAGCAGGCCCGGATCGCGCGGATCCTCGGCCTGACCGGCGCGCTCCTGATGGGGATCAGCGCACTGGGTTCCGGGGCGTTCCCGGTGCCGAACCCGCTGAACGGGCTGCGCGTGATCGGGCTGCCCGCGCGCAACGTCACCCTGGCCATCGCCGTCACCTACGCGGGCCTGCTGATGGTGGTCACGGCCTGGCTGTGGATCGCCCGGATGCTCACGACCCGCGGGGCGCGGCATCCCGCGCCCGAGCGTCGCGAGCTCGGCCGCACCGCGATCCTGTGGGGGGTGCCGCTGGCCCTGGCGCCGCCGATGTTCTCCAAGGACATCTACAGCTACCTCGCCCAGAGCGCGACACTCGCCCGCGGGATCGACCCGTACTCGATCGGCCCGGCGCAGGCGCTCGGCATCGACGACCCGCTGGTCCGCGGCATCCCCACGGTCTGGCGCGACACACCGGCGCCCTACGGCCCGCTGTTCCTCGGCCTGGGCCGCGGGATCACCGCGCTGTCCGGGGAGAACGTCGTCCTCGGGATCCTGGAGCACCGGCTGCTGGCACTCGCCGGGGTCGCCCTGCTGGTGTGGGTGCTGCCGCGGCTCGCGTCGCGCTTCGACCTCGACGCCGGGCTGGTCCTGTGGCTCGGCGCGGCGAACCCGCTGGTGCTGTTCCACATGGTCAGCGGCATCCACAACGAGTCGATCATGCTGCCGCTGATGCTGCTCGGGCTCTGGGTGATGCTCGGCCGCGACGACACCGTGCAGCCCTGGTGGCGGATCACCGCCGGCGCCGCGCTGATCGTCGCCGCCGCCTCGGTGAAGCTCCCCGCCCTGCTCGCGCTCGGGTTCGTCGGCGTGTACCTGGTCCGCAGGCGCGGCGGCAGGCTCGTCGACTGGGCCGTGACGACCGCGTGGCTGTCCGCGATCGCCGCCGCGGTGCTGACCGTCGTCAGCCTCGCCACCGGGCTGGGCTTCAACTGGGTGCGCGGGCTGTCGGCGCCCAGCGCGCTCATCTCCCCCATGTCGATCAGCACCAACCTCGGCCTGCTCGCCGGGCAGGTCGGCAGGCTCGCCGGGCTCGGCGACCACCTCGACACCACGATGGGCCTGATGCGCAGCCTGTTCGTGCTGCCGATCGTGGTCATCGTGGTCGCCCTGCTGCTGGGCTGCCTGCGCGGCACGGTCGACCCGGTCACCGGCACCGGCCTCGGGCTCGGCGCGGTCGTGCTGCTCGGCCCGGTCGTGCACCCCTGGTACCTGTTCTGGGCCCTGCTGCCGCTGGTCGTCACCCGGGCCATGCCGTTCTACCGCCGCGGCCTGCTGCTGCTGTCGGTGGTGCTGGCCCTGGTCGTGCCGCCCACCGGCGCCGACTTCTTCTTCCGCGGCTTCCAGCTGCCGCTGGCGATCACCGCGGGCGCGGTCATGTACGCCCTCGCGCTGTACGTGGTCGCGCGGCTGATCCGCGCCCCCGGCGACGCGGCCGCCGACGGCCCTGACCACCCCGACGGCGCCGACCGCGCAGCCACCCCGGGCGACGCCCCCGCCGGGACCCGCGCGGCCTCGGACACGGAGCCCGCCCGGTGA
- a CDS encoding ABC transporter ATP-binding protein has product MNAALEIRGLVVRYGTTTAVDGIDLDLARGEVLALLGPNGAGKSSTVEVCTGFRAPSAGRVRILGHDPADEAVRPRVGVMPQGGGAYPAVRTGEMLHLVADCAAHPLDVDMLLDVLGLRPRAGTPYKRLSGGEQQRLALACAVVGRPELVFLDEPTAGLDPQARHLVWDLVRALRRDGVGVLLTTHLMDEAEQLADDVVIIDHGRVVAHGSPAQLTAGDQTELRFRARPGMDVDGLDARLPAGYASCETSPGRYRVRGRIDPAALAAITSWCADQGVLADDVQVVRRSLEDVFLDLTGRELRS; this is encoded by the coding sequence GTGAACGCCGCCCTGGAGATCCGCGGCCTCGTCGTGCGCTACGGCACCACGACCGCCGTCGACGGCATCGACCTCGACCTGGCCCGCGGCGAGGTCCTCGCCCTGCTCGGCCCGAACGGCGCCGGCAAGTCCTCGACCGTCGAGGTGTGCACCGGCTTCCGGGCGCCCTCGGCCGGGCGGGTGCGGATACTCGGCCACGACCCCGCCGACGAGGCTGTCCGCCCCCGCGTGGGCGTCATGCCGCAGGGCGGCGGCGCCTACCCCGCCGTGCGGACCGGGGAGATGCTGCATCTGGTCGCCGACTGCGCCGCGCACCCGCTCGACGTGGACATGCTCCTCGACGTGCTCGGGCTGCGACCGCGGGCGGGCACGCCGTACAAGCGGCTCTCCGGTGGGGAGCAGCAACGCCTGGCGCTGGCCTGCGCCGTCGTCGGGCGCCCGGAGCTGGTGTTCCTCGACGAACCGACCGCCGGTCTCGACCCGCAGGCCCGCCACCTGGTGTGGGACCTGGTGCGGGCGCTGCGCCGCGACGGCGTCGGGGTGCTGCTCACCACCCATCTGATGGACGAGGCCGAACAGCTCGCCGACGACGTCGTGATCATCGACCACGGCCGGGTCGTCGCGCACGGCTCGCCGGCGCAGCTGACCGCGGGCGACCAGACCGAGCTGCGCTTCCGGGCCCGGCCGGGGATGGACGTCGACGGTCTCGACGCCCGGCTGCCCGCCGGCTACGCCAGCTGCGAGACCTCCCCCGGCCGCTACCGGGTCCGCGGCCGGATCGACCCGGCCGCGCTCGCCGCCATCACCTCGTGGTGTGCCGACCAGGGCGTACTCGCCGACGACGTCCAGGTCGTGCGCCGCAGCCTGGAGGACGTCTTCCTCGACCTCACCGGACGGGAGCTGCGCTCGTGA
- a CDS encoding ABC transporter permease, with translation MFTPAPGRGRALTMLRAQGGLETRLALRNAEQVLLTLLIPAALLAGLTLVPAVPAPEPRVAWLFAAMLALAVMSSAFTSQAIALGFDRRYGALRRLAATALPRWLLVCGRLTAVAAVVVIQVVLLGVLAALLGWSPAGARLDGAALAVLLGAAAFGALGILLGGTLRAEIVLAVANLVWFALLLAGGIVVPVADLPGPLAAIAPWLPSGALAEALRSALGAGEFPSAGPLLVLTGWAVVAGVAASRLVRWT, from the coding sequence ATGTTCACCCCCGCGCCCGGCCGCGGACGTGCGCTGACGATGCTGCGGGCCCAGGGCGGCCTGGAGACCCGGCTCGCATTGCGCAACGCCGAACAGGTGCTGCTGACCCTGCTCATCCCGGCGGCCCTGCTGGCCGGGCTCACGCTCGTCCCGGCGGTGCCCGCCCCGGAGCCGCGGGTGGCGTGGCTGTTCGCCGCCATGCTGGCGCTGGCCGTGATGAGCTCGGCGTTCACCAGCCAGGCCATCGCGCTCGGCTTCGACCGCCGCTACGGCGCGCTGCGCAGGCTCGCCGCGACGGCGCTGCCCCGCTGGCTGCTGGTGTGCGGGCGGCTGACCGCGGTCGCCGCCGTCGTCGTGATCCAGGTGGTGCTGCTCGGCGTGCTCGCCGCACTGCTGGGCTGGTCCCCGGCCGGGGCCCGGCTCGACGGCGCCGCGCTGGCCGTGCTGCTCGGCGCGGCCGCGTTCGGGGCGCTGGGCATCCTGCTGGGCGGGACGCTGCGGGCGGAGATCGTGCTCGCCGTCGCCAACCTGGTGTGGTTCGCGCTGCTGCTGGCGGGCGGGATCGTGGTGCCGGTCGCGGACCTGCCGGGACCGCTGGCGGCGATCGCCCCGTGGCTCCCGTCCGGGGCGCTGGCCGAGGCGCTGCGGTCGGCGCTCGGCGCGGGCGAGTTCCCGTCGGCCGGGCCGCTGCTGGTGCTCACCGGGTGGGCCGTCGTCGCCGGGGTGGCGGCCTCGCGGCTGGTGCGCTGGACCTGA
- a CDS encoding COX15/CtaA family protein has product MRSVLSSRVPSTPPVLMRRLTIANLVAQIGIGVTGSVVRVTGSGLGCSTWPQCEPGSMIPVDHAEIAPLHMWIEFSNRLLGILVVLFAGAALLGALFTRPRRRRLTALALAMPLGVVAQAVIGGITVLLGLAWWTVMLHFLASMVLVWFSVLFVGAATEADGPATRTVPAAGRGLVLFSTAVLAVLLVAGTLVTAAGPHGGDPETPRLDVPIPALAQLHVDTLFLYLGTLVGLGFLLRAVSAPQALLRRFRVLVVVVLAQGALGGIQYALGVPELLVSLHVLGAGLTAAAAAWVWAGTATRPAAVDPRATPTGDPADTAPEPAAASA; this is encoded by the coding sequence ATGCGTAGTGTGCTGTCGTCGCGCGTGCCCTCCACCCCGCCGGTGCTGATGCGCCGGCTCACGATCGCGAACCTCGTCGCCCAGATCGGGATCGGGGTGACCGGATCGGTCGTGCGGGTCACCGGCTCGGGGCTCGGCTGCTCGACCTGGCCGCAGTGCGAGCCGGGCAGCATGATCCCGGTCGACCACGCCGAGATCGCGCCGCTGCACATGTGGATCGAGTTCTCCAACCGGCTGCTCGGCATCCTGGTCGTGCTGTTCGCCGGAGCCGCTCTGCTCGGGGCCCTGTTCACCCGGCCCCGCAGGCGCCGCCTCACCGCGCTCGCACTGGCCATGCCGCTCGGCGTCGTCGCGCAGGCTGTCATCGGCGGCATCACGGTGCTCCTCGGGCTGGCCTGGTGGACGGTGATGCTGCACTTCCTCGCCTCGATGGTGCTGGTCTGGTTCTCGGTGCTGTTCGTCGGCGCGGCCACCGAGGCCGACGGCCCGGCGACCCGCACCGTGCCCGCCGCCGGGCGCGGCCTGGTGCTGTTCTCCACCGCGGTGCTCGCGGTGCTGCTCGTCGCCGGGACGCTGGTCACCGCGGCGGGTCCGCACGGCGGCGACCCGGAGACCCCGCGCCTGGACGTGCCGATCCCCGCGCTCGCGCAGCTGCACGTCGACACCCTGTTCCTCTACCTCGGGACCCTGGTCGGGCTCGGGTTCCTGCTGCGCGCGGTGTCCGCCCCGCAGGCGCTGCTGCGCCGCTTCCGGGTGCTCGTCGTGGTCGTCCTCGCCCAGGGCGCGCTCGGCGGGATCCAGTACGCCCTCGGGGTCCCGGAGCTGCTGGTGTCACTGCACGTGCTCGGCGCCGGGCTGACCGCCGCCGCGGCCGCCTGGGTGTGGGCCGGGACCGCGACCCGGCCGGCCGCCGTCGACCCCCGCGCCACCCCGACCGGTGACCCGGCGGACACCGCCCCGGAACCCGCCGCCGCGTCGGCCTGA
- a CDS encoding TetR-like C-terminal domain-containing protein yields the protein MRAEVLAATRDLLFVDGLPAVTFERVATTAGASRTTLHTWWPTPGALAAEAYFAAVAEALDFPDTGDVQADVRTQLRAFVRLMTTQPAGRAARQLIGAAQTDSALREAFIAQHARPRRDEAFVLFRRAQERGQIREDLPLGVLVDQLWGPLPPVARPR from the coding sequence GTGCGGGCCGAGGTGCTGGCCGCCACCCGTGACCTGCTGTTCGTCGACGGTCTGCCCGCGGTCACCTTCGAGCGCGTTGCCACGACGGCCGGGGCGAGCCGCACCACGCTGCACACGTGGTGGCCCACCCCGGGCGCGCTGGCGGCGGAGGCCTACTTCGCTGCCGTCGCGGAAGCACTCGACTTTCCCGACACCGGTGACGTCCAGGCTGACGTTCGCACCCAGCTGCGTGCATTCGTCCGACTGATGACCACCCAGCCAGCCGGACGCGCGGCGCGCCAGCTCATCGGAGCCGCCCAGACGGACTCCGCCCTGCGCGAGGCGTTCATCGCCCAGCATGCCCGACCTCGCCGGGACGAGGCGTTCGTCCTCTTCCGGCGAGCCCAGGAACGCGGGCAGATCCGTGAGGACCTCCCGCTCGGCGTCCTGGTGGACCAACTATGGGGCCCGTTACCACCGGTTGCCCGTCCTCGGTGA